In Sphingobium amiense, a genomic segment contains:
- the fabI gene encoding enoyl-ACP reductase FabI, whose protein sequence is MTPLVDLRGKRGLIVGIANEQSIAAGCAEAFSRCGARLAATYLNEKAKGWVEPVADRLGAEWLAPCDVREPGQLEALFDQVRDRWGGLDFLLHSIAFAPRDDLHGRVVDSSAEGFGIAMDVSCHSFLRMAKLAEPLMAQGGCLLCVTFYGSERVVENYNLMGPVKAALESATRYIAAELGPQGIRAHAISPGPIATRAASGIARFDELLERAAAQTPVGQLVTIEDVGGLAAFLVSDAASRITGTVIPVDGGQHLLA, encoded by the coding sequence ATGACCCCCCTCGTCGATCTTCGCGGCAAGCGTGGCCTGATCGTCGGTATCGCCAACGAACAGAGCATTGCAGCGGGCTGCGCCGAGGCTTTCAGCCGCTGCGGCGCGCGCCTTGCCGCGACCTATCTGAACGAGAAGGCGAAAGGCTGGGTCGAGCCGGTGGCGGACCGGCTGGGCGCCGAATGGCTCGCCCCCTGCGATGTGCGTGAGCCCGGCCAGCTCGAGGCCCTGTTCGACCAGGTGCGGGACCGATGGGGCGGACTCGACTTCCTGCTGCATTCGATCGCCTTCGCACCCCGCGACGATCTCCATGGCCGCGTCGTCGACAGCAGCGCCGAGGGGTTCGGCATCGCGATGGACGTCTCCTGCCACAGCTTCCTTCGCATGGCGAAGCTGGCCGAGCCCTTGATGGCGCAAGGCGGCTGCCTGCTCTGCGTCACCTTCTACGGCTCGGAGCGCGTCGTTGAAAACTACAACCTCATGGGACCGGTCAAGGCGGCGCTGGAGAGCGCGACGCGCTATATCGCCGCCGAACTGGGCCCCCAGGGCATCCGCGCCCATGCGATATCGCCGGGCCCTATCGCCACCCGCGCCGCCAGTGGCATCGCGCGGTTCGATGAATTGCTCGAGCGCGCCGCCGCCCAGACGCCGGTCGGCCAGTTGGTGACGATAGAGGATGTCGGCGGGCTGGCTGCCTTCCTCGTCAGTGACGCAGCCAGCCGGATCACCGGAACGGTGATCCCGGTCGATGGCGGACAGCACCTTCTCGCATGA
- a CDS encoding acetate/propionate family kinase, whose product MKAVVSLNSGSSSIKFALYTLDRDRKPTLSAGGKIERIGLSPRLAIRDAAGTVLIEREWPDERAMTHAELLAWLFDWATSHLEGREVLAVGHRVVHGGVDFAQSCLIDTIVLEELEKLCPLAPLHQPHNLAAIRAIAALAPDLPQVACFDTAFHHDRPAPATRFALPRALHEQGIRRYGFHGLSYDYIARRLAELDPSLAAGRVIAAHLGNGASLCAMSGGKSIDTTMGFTALDGLMMGTRCGSIDPGVILHLQNRVGMSAADVEALLYKQSGLLGVSGISSDMRELAASDRPEAREAIDLFIWRAAREAGALASSLGGLDGLVFTAGIGENDAAIRAGICERLAWLDISLDERANAVHADVISAPGSPITVRVIPTDEERMIVLQTLATLFGVKT is encoded by the coding sequence ATGAAGGCCGTCGTCAGCCTCAATTCGGGCTCGTCCAGCATCAAGTTCGCGCTCTATACGCTCGATCGCGACCGCAAACCGACATTGTCCGCCGGCGGCAAGATCGAACGGATCGGTCTTTCTCCCCGCCTCGCCATTCGCGACGCAGCAGGCACAGTGCTGATCGAACGCGAGTGGCCCGACGAACGCGCCATGACCCATGCAGAGTTGCTCGCATGGTTGTTTGACTGGGCCACATCGCATCTCGAAGGGCGCGAAGTCCTCGCCGTCGGGCACCGCGTCGTCCACGGCGGGGTCGACTTCGCCCAGTCGTGCCTGATCGATACCATAGTGCTCGAGGAGCTTGAGAAGCTCTGTCCACTGGCCCCGCTCCACCAGCCCCATAATCTGGCTGCCATCCGCGCGATCGCCGCGCTCGCGCCGGACCTTCCCCAGGTCGCCTGCTTCGACACCGCCTTCCACCATGATCGCCCCGCACCCGCCACCCGCTTCGCGCTCCCGCGCGCACTTCACGAGCAGGGCATCAGGCGCTACGGCTTCCATGGCCTCTCCTACGACTATATCGCCCGCCGCCTGGCAGAGCTCGACCCATCGCTTGCCGCCGGCCGCGTGATCGCCGCGCATCTGGGCAACGGCGCAAGCCTGTGCGCCATGTCAGGCGGCAAGAGCATCGACACGACGATGGGTTTCACCGCGCTCGACGGCCTGATGATGGGCACGCGCTGCGGGTCGATCGACCCTGGCGTCATCCTGCATCTCCAGAACCGGGTGGGCATGAGCGCCGCCGATGTGGAGGCGCTGCTCTACAAGCAATCGGGCCTGCTGGGCGTATCAGGCATCTCGAGCGACATGCGTGAGCTTGCGGCCAGCGACCGGCCCGAAGCCCGCGAGGCCATCGACCTCTTCATCTGGCGTGCCGCGCGCGAGGCCGGCGCGCTGGCGTCATCGCTGGGCGGCCTTGACGGTCTCGTCTTCACGGCCGGCATCGGCGAGAACGACGCCGCCATCCGCGCGGGCATCTGCGAGCGCCTCGCATGGCTCGACATCAGCCTCGATGAGCGGGCCAATGCCGTCCATGCCGACGTCATCAGCGCGCCTGGCAGCCCCATTACCGTCCGCGTCATCCCGACGGACGAAGAACGGATGATCGTCCTGCAGACACTGGCCACCCTTTTTGGAGTTAAAACATGA
- a CDS encoding bifunctional enoyl-CoA hydratase/phosphate acetyltransferase has product MTDEAMIENRTFDEIAVGESASVTRTLSKRDIQLFALVSGDVNPAHLDEDYAESDFFRRVIAHGMWGGGLISAVLGTELPGPGAIYLGQSLRFLRPVGIGDAITATVTVTEKRADKHILLLDCRCDNQNGETVITGEAQVKAPTEKIRRPRIALPDIRLSDHDGYHRLIEGVRGNPARTAIAHPCSAAALAAAVEAAEAGLIDPILVGPRARILAAAAEAGKDVAAYRIVESAHSHDSAAKAVELVRAGEAVLLMKGSLHTDELMGAVVSRATGLRTERRISHAYVMDVPGHPTPLIITDAAINIAPNLEEKADIIRNAIDLAHVLDIGQPRVAILSAVETVNPAMPTTLDAAALCKMADRGQITGGLLDGPLAFDNAISEAAAKEKGIVSPVAGKADILVVPDLEAGNMLAKQLTFLGGADAAGIVLGARVPIILTSRADSLRTRLASCAVAVLVARAATKAAPGLPEGMRT; this is encoded by the coding sequence ATGACCGATGAGGCCATGATCGAAAACCGGACCTTCGACGAGATCGCCGTGGGCGAAAGCGCGAGCGTGACCCGCACGCTCTCCAAGCGCGATATCCAGCTCTTCGCGCTGGTGTCGGGCGACGTCAATCCGGCCCATCTGGACGAGGATTATGCCGAAAGCGACTTCTTCCGCCGGGTGATCGCGCACGGCATGTGGGGCGGCGGGCTGATATCGGCGGTGCTCGGGACCGAACTGCCCGGCCCCGGTGCCATCTATCTCGGCCAGTCGCTGCGGTTCCTGAGGCCCGTGGGCATCGGCGACGCCATCACCGCGACGGTGACGGTGACGGAAAAGCGGGCGGACAAGCATATCCTGCTGCTCGACTGCCGCTGCGACAATCAGAATGGCGAGACCGTCATCACCGGCGAAGCGCAGGTCAAGGCCCCCACCGAGAAGATCCGCCGCCCGCGCATCGCGCTCCCCGATATCCGCCTGTCAGACCATGACGGCTATCATCGGTTGATCGAGGGCGTGCGCGGCAACCCCGCGCGCACCGCCATCGCTCACCCCTGTTCGGCCGCCGCGCTGGCGGCAGCGGTCGAGGCCGCCGAGGCAGGGCTGATCGATCCGATCCTGGTGGGACCGAGGGCCCGCATTCTTGCAGCGGCGGCCGAGGCCGGCAAGGATGTGGCGGCCTATCGCATCGTGGAAAGCGCGCACAGCCATGATTCGGCGGCGAAGGCCGTCGAACTGGTGCGGGCCGGCGAGGCGGTGCTGCTCATGAAGGGATCGCTGCATACCGACGAATTGATGGGCGCGGTCGTGTCGCGCGCGACGGGCCTGCGTACCGAACGGCGGATCAGCCATGCCTATGTGATGGACGTGCCCGGCCATCCGACGCCGCTCATCATCACCGACGCGGCGATCAACATCGCGCCGAACCTTGAAGAAAAGGCGGATATCATCCGCAACGCCATCGATCTTGCCCATGTGCTGGACATCGGCCAACCCAGGGTCGCGATCCTGTCCGCTGTCGAGACGGTGAACCCGGCGATGCCGACCACGCTCGATGCTGCCGCGCTGTGCAAGATGGCCGACCGGGGCCAGATCACGGGCGGCCTCCTCGATGGCCCGCTCGCCTTCGACAATGCGATCAGCGAGGCGGCCGCGAAGGAAAAAGGGATCGTGTCGCCCGTCGCGGGCAAGGCGGACATATTGGTCGTACCCGATCTGGAGGCGGGCAACATGCTCGCCAAGCAGCTCACCTTCCTCGGCGGGGCGGATGCGGCAGGCATCGTGCTGGGTGCGCGTGTGCCGATCATCCTCACCAGCCGGGCCGACAGCCTGCGCACGCGCCTTGCTTCCTGCGCCGTTGCCGTGCTGGTAGCGCGCGCGGCGACCAAGGCGGCGCCCGGCCTGCCGGAGGGTATGCGCACATGA
- a CDS encoding PHA/PHB synthase family protein codes for MSAQNMPQAPDPLDGIAETLDRAAGAAIAQMTAGLSPITILQAFSDWGHHLAFAPGKQLQLTAKAARKYVRLFDYAVRSAGDRDAAPAIEPLPQDRRFADPAWQQPPFNLLSQAFLLNQQWWHAATTGVGGVGSHHEDMVEFTARQMLDILAPTNFLTTNPVLQRKIVETGGQCLVDGFRHLIEDMQHLVRGLPPAGTDAFRVGETVATARGKVVYRNRLIELIQYAPTTDTVRPEPILIVPAWIMKYYILDLSPENSLVQWLTSQGFTVFMISWHNPDSEDRDLDMEAYRQLGPMAALDAVSAITGAPAVHAVGYCLGGTLLSIAAATMAREGDDRLASVTLFAAQTEFSEPGELGLFIDEGQLNLLEKMMWSRGYLDSGQMGGAFQILKSNDLVWSRILSEYLMGERAPLNDLMAWNADGTRMPYAMHSQYLRRLFLDDDLAEGKYKVNGRTIALSAIRRPLFVVGTERDHVAPWHSVHKIHLLTGAEITFVLTSGGHNAGIVSEPGHNGRRYRVLTRETDGLSYDPEEWERHAEKKQGSWWTEWGDWLASRSGAPGAPPSMGAADKGYAPIADAPGHYVLER; via the coding sequence ATGAGCGCCCAGAACATGCCCCAGGCACCCGACCCGCTCGACGGGATCGCCGAAACCCTCGACAGGGCCGCGGGCGCCGCGATCGCGCAGATGACCGCGGGGCTCTCCCCCATCACCATCCTCCAGGCCTTTTCGGACTGGGGACATCATCTCGCCTTCGCACCGGGCAAGCAGCTGCAACTCACCGCCAAGGCGGCCCGCAAATATGTGCGGCTCTTCGACTATGCCGTCCGATCCGCAGGCGACCGCGACGCGGCGCCCGCGATCGAGCCGCTGCCGCAGGACCGCCGCTTTGCCGATCCCGCCTGGCAGCAGCCGCCCTTCAACCTCCTCTCGCAGGCGTTCCTTCTCAACCAGCAATGGTGGCACGCGGCGACAACCGGGGTGGGCGGCGTCGGCAGCCATCATGAGGACATGGTCGAATTCACCGCCAGACAGATGCTCGATATCCTTGCGCCGACCAACTTCCTTACGACCAACCCGGTTCTCCAGCGCAAGATCGTCGAGACCGGCGGCCAATGCCTGGTCGACGGGTTCCGCCATCTGATCGAGGATATGCAGCATCTCGTAAGAGGCTTGCCTCCGGCGGGCACGGACGCCTTCCGCGTGGGGGAGACGGTGGCGACCGCCAGGGGCAAGGTCGTCTATCGCAACCGCCTCATCGAACTGATCCAGTACGCCCCCACCACCGACACGGTGCGGCCCGAGCCGATCCTGATCGTGCCGGCATGGATCATGAAATATTACATCCTCGACCTCTCGCCCGAGAACAGCCTCGTCCAGTGGCTGACGTCCCAGGGCTTCACCGTGTTCATGATCTCCTGGCACAATCCGGACAGCGAGGACCGCGACCTCGACATGGAGGCCTATCGGCAACTCGGGCCGATGGCGGCGCTCGATGCGGTGAGCGCGATTACCGGCGCGCCCGCCGTTCATGCCGTGGGCTATTGCCTAGGCGGCACGCTGCTCTCGATCGCAGCGGCGACGATGGCGCGCGAGGGTGACGATCGCCTTGCCAGCGTGACGCTTTTCGCGGCGCAGACCGAATTCAGCGAACCGGGCGAACTGGGCCTCTTCATCGATGAGGGACAGCTCAATCTCCTCGAAAAGATGATGTGGAGCCGGGGCTATCTCGACAGCGGCCAGATGGGCGGCGCGTTCCAGATCCTCAAATCCAACGACCTCGTCTGGTCGCGCATCCTGTCGGAATATCTGATGGGCGAGCGCGCGCCTCTCAACGACCTCATGGCCTGGAACGCCGACGGGACGCGCATGCCCTATGCCATGCACAGCCAGTATCTGCGGCGCCTGTTCCTCGACGATGACCTGGCCGAGGGCAAATACAAGGTCAATGGTCGCACCATCGCGCTCTCGGCGATCCGCAGACCGTTGTTCGTCGTCGGCACCGAGCGCGATCATGTCGCGCCCTGGCATTCGGTGCATAAGATCCACCTGCTGACCGGGGCCGAGATCACCTTCGTGCTGACGAGCGGCGGCCATAATGCCGGTATCGTCTCGGAACCGGGCCACAACGGCCGGCGCTACCGCGTGCTGACGCGCGAAACCGATGGTCTCTCCTACGATCCGGAGGAATGGGAACGCCACGCAGAGAAGAAGCAGGGTTCCTGGTGGACCGAATGGGGCGACTGGCTTGCAAGCCGTTCGGGCGCGCCCGGGGCCCCGCCGTCCATGGGCGCCGCGGACAAAGGCTATGCGCCGATCGCGGACGCGCCCGGCCATTATGTCCTGGAGCGCTGA
- the lptB gene encoding LPS export ABC transporter ATP-binding protein, translating to MLDDSACRIADTPSACREGVDCARLDTSGSVSVVGPPALKVQAIEKAFGRRKVLDGFSLEVDRGEIVGLLGPNGTGKTICFYGIMGLIRLDGGRILLDGEDVSALAMHERGNRGLGYLPQEASIFRGMSVADNIRSVLELRMTDPGDIDRRLGELLADFGLTHLRSTPSPSLSGGERRRCEIARALAAEPGVILLDEPFAGIDPISIADIKLMVRDLKRRGVGVLITDHNVHEMLELVDRAYVIHGGKVLFVGKPQELLHHDEVRRLYLGENYED from the coding sequence ATGCTCGATGACAGCGCCTGCCGCATTGCCGACACTCCATCAGCCTGCCGCGAAGGCGTTGACTGCGCCAGGCTGGACACCTCCGGGTCGGTGTCGGTGGTCGGCCCGCCCGCGCTCAAAGTCCAGGCGATCGAGAAAGCGTTCGGACGGCGAAAGGTGCTGGACGGCTTCTCGCTCGAGGTCGATCGCGGCGAGATCGTTGGCCTGCTCGGCCCCAACGGCACAGGCAAGACGATCTGCTTCTACGGGATCATGGGTCTCATACGCCTCGATGGCGGTCGTATACTGCTCGACGGCGAAGATGTCTCAGCACTGGCCATGCATGAGCGCGGCAACCGCGGGCTTGGCTATCTGCCGCAGGAAGCCTCGATCTTTCGCGGGATGAGCGTTGCGGACAACATCCGCTCTGTGCTGGAACTGCGCATGACCGACCCTGGCGACATCGACCGCCGGCTGGGCGAACTGCTTGCCGATTTCGGCCTGACGCATCTGCGGTCGACACCCTCCCCTTCCCTGTCCGGCGGCGAGCGGCGGCGCTGCGAGATCGCGCGCGCCCTGGCGGCCGAGCCTGGCGTGATCCTGCTCGACGAGCCTTTCGCCGGGATCGATCCCATTTCGATCGCGGACATCAAGCTCATGGTCCGCGATCTCAAAAGGCGTGGCGTCGGCGTCCTCATCACCGACCATAACGTCCATGAGATGCTCGAACTGGTCGACCGCGCCTATGTCATCCACGGCGGCAAGGTGCTTTTCGTGGGCAAGCCGCAAGAGCTTCTTCACCATGACGAAGTCCGTCGTCTGTACCTGGGAGAGAATTATGAGGATTGA
- a CDS encoding thiolase family protein produces MTSPVVLCAPVRTPIGAYGGALKDMKAPALGSVAIAETLRRAGVGADNIDSVVMGQVVQAGAKMNPARQAAINAGLRDSAPAMTVNRVCGSGAQAIASAAQEIMLGLGQAVIAGGMENMDQAPYLIEKGRWGYRMGEGKLLDAMLHDGLNDAFSNQHSGWVTEDLVAQFGISREAQDGWALRSQQSFSAAQANGRFEAEIVPVEIPSRKAVTLFAKDEQNRADTSLESLARLKPAFRPEGTITAGNAPGLNTGASAMIVANEQWAQRNGVTPLGRLVAFGVGAVAPGLFGLGPVPAVRQALERAGWSVGDLDRVEINEAFAAIAIAVTQELGLPEDIVNVEGGAIAHGHPIGATGAVLTTRLLHAMRRDGLRRGVVTLCIGGGQGVALALEAMA; encoded by the coding sequence ATGACCAGTCCTGTCGTTCTGTGCGCCCCGGTTCGCACGCCCATCGGCGCCTATGGCGGCGCGCTCAAGGACATGAAAGCGCCCGCGCTCGGCAGCGTCGCCATCGCCGAAACGCTCAGGCGCGCGGGCGTGGGCGCTGACAATATCGACAGCGTCGTCATGGGACAGGTGGTCCAGGCAGGCGCGAAGATGAACCCTGCCCGCCAGGCCGCCATCAACGCGGGGTTACGCGACAGTGCTCCTGCCATGACCGTCAACCGGGTCTGCGGATCGGGCGCACAGGCGATCGCCTCGGCCGCCCAGGAGATCATGCTCGGCCTTGGCCAGGCCGTGATCGCCGGCGGCATGGAGAATATGGACCAGGCGCCCTATCTCATCGAGAAGGGACGCTGGGGCTATCGTATGGGCGAGGGCAAACTCCTCGACGCCATGCTCCATGACGGGCTGAATGACGCCTTCAGCAATCAGCATTCAGGCTGGGTCACCGAGGATCTGGTCGCACAGTTCGGCATCAGCCGGGAGGCGCAGGATGGCTGGGCGTTGCGCTCGCAGCAGAGTTTCAGCGCGGCCCAGGCCAATGGCCGGTTCGAGGCGGAGATCGTGCCTGTCGAGATTCCTTCTCGCAAGGCTGTGACGCTCTTTGCAAAAGATGAGCAGAACCGGGCCGATACGAGCCTTGAGAGCCTCGCGCGTCTAAAGCCTGCCTTCCGACCGGAAGGCACCATCACGGCGGGCAATGCGCCCGGCCTCAACACCGGCGCGTCCGCGATGATCGTCGCGAACGAGCAATGGGCGCAGCGCAATGGCGTGACGCCCCTGGGGCGCCTCGTCGCGTTCGGTGTCGGCGCGGTCGCCCCCGGCCTCTTCGGCCTCGGGCCGGTGCCCGCCGTCCGGCAGGCGCTCGAGCGGGCGGGATGGTCGGTCGGAGACCTCGATCGCGTCGAGATCAACGAGGCTTTCGCGGCCATCGCCATCGCGGTCACGCAGGAACTCGGCCTCCCTGAGGACATCGTCAATGTGGAAGGCGGCGCCATCGCGCATGGCCATCCGATCGGGGCGACCGGTGCCGTGCTGACCACCCGCCTGCTGCATGCGATGCGGCGCGACGGGCTGCGCCGGGGCGTTGTCACCTTGTGCATCGGCGGCGGCCAGGGCGTGGCCCTCGCCCTGGAGGCGATGGCATGA
- the phbB gene encoding acetoacetyl-CoA reductase, with amino-acid sequence MPRVALVTGGVSGIGAATAMLLRDKGYRVAVNYHGNDEDAERFLAETSIPIYNWNVADFSACHDGVAKVAADIGPIDILVNNAGITRDGTLHKMTEEQWRSVVDVDLGGCFNMCRAVIEGMRERRFGRIVNISSVNGLSGQFGQTNYAAAKAGVIGFTKALALEGASRNITVNAIAPGYTDTGMVAAVPQDALEAVLAAVPVGRLGTPQEIARGVLYLVEDEAGFVTGATLSINGGKYLA; translated from the coding sequence ATGCCCAGAGTCGCACTCGTTACCGGCGGCGTCAGCGGAATAGGCGCGGCGACCGCAATGCTCCTCCGCGACAAAGGCTATCGCGTTGCCGTCAATTATCATGGCAATGACGAGGATGCCGAGCGATTCCTCGCGGAAACCTCGATCCCGATCTACAACTGGAATGTAGCCGATTTCTCCGCCTGTCATGACGGCGTGGCGAAGGTTGCGGCAGACATCGGCCCCATCGACATTCTGGTCAACAATGCCGGCATCACGCGCGACGGCACGTTGCACAAGATGACCGAGGAGCAATGGCGCAGCGTCGTCGACGTCGATCTGGGCGGCTGCTTCAACATGTGCCGTGCCGTGATCGAGGGCATGCGCGAGCGCCGGTTCGGACGGATCGTCAATATCAGCTCGGTAAACGGTCTTTCAGGACAATTTGGCCAGACCAACTATGCAGCGGCCAAGGCAGGCGTGATCGGCTTCACCAAGGCGCTGGCACTGGAAGGCGCGTCTCGAAACATCACGGTCAATGCGATTGCGCCGGGCTATACCGATACCGGCATGGTCGCCGCGGTGCCGCAGGACGCGCTCGAGGCGGTGCTGGCCGCGGTGCCGGTCGGCCGGCTCGGCACGCCGCAGGAAATCGCGCGCGGCGTGCTCTATCTTGTCGAGGACGAGGCCGGTTTCGTGACCGGCGCCACCCTCTCGATCAACGGCGGCAAGTATCTCGCCTGA
- a CDS encoding TetR/AcrR family transcriptional regulator: MKKEGNDKKVTSRRSPRHKLAPRDPKGGRPPQEIAAQLGEHILQVALDQFIAHGVEGANMDDIAAAANVSKRTLYSRYGSKTQLLIARAEHGTQRHLKAITVDRRSGDLRNRLLKLCRKMLDAALKPEVIGIETLATWIFERKLEAQLSIHRNPGASLIQDLLTEEARVRNIEEDLPFLAAFIFDATVTGPRARILLRKDLANTARAKTEHLAQTMDLLARAVPLLEPELQHAPKR; the protein is encoded by the coding sequence ATGAAAAAGGAAGGTAATGACAAAAAGGTGACAAGCCGCCGATCACCTCGACACAAGCTGGCGCCGCGCGATCCAAAAGGCGGACGGCCGCCGCAGGAAATAGCCGCGCAATTGGGCGAGCATATATTGCAGGTCGCGCTCGACCAGTTCATCGCCCATGGGGTGGAAGGCGCCAACATGGATGACATTGCCGCGGCCGCGAACGTCTCCAAGCGCACGCTTTATTCGCGTTACGGATCGAAAACCCAGCTTCTGATCGCCCGTGCCGAGCACGGCACCCAGCGCCATCTCAAAGCGATTACCGTCGACCGGCGATCAGGAGACCTACGCAATCGGCTCCTGAAGCTTTGCCGCAAGATGCTCGACGCTGCGCTCAAACCCGAGGTCATTGGCATCGAGACACTCGCGACCTGGATTTTCGAACGCAAGCTCGAGGCGCAGCTCAGTATTCATCGCAACCCCGGCGCCTCATTGATCCAGGATCTGCTGACGGAGGAGGCGCGTGTGCGCAACATAGAAGAGGATCTGCCCTTTCTGGCAGCGTTCATCTTCGATGCAACGGTGACCGGTCCGCGCGCGAGAATATTGTTACGAAAGGATCTTGCCAACACAGCTCGGGCCAAGACCGAACATCTCGCCCAGACCATGGATCTGCTGGCACGGGCAGTTCCGCTCCTCGAACCTGAATTGCAACACGCACCCAAAAGGTGA
- the phbB gene encoding acetoacetyl-CoA reductase, with protein sequence MTGIALVTGGTRGIGAAIARSLKAAGWNVASIYHGNDAAAELFRDGTGIPVYKWDVAEEQACREGLARVEKELGPVSVLVNNAGITRDTMFHRMSFAQWREVLGTNLDSMFTMTRAVIEGMRERRFGRIINISSINGQKGQIGQVNYSAAKAGVIGFTKALAQENASRGITVNAVCPGYIDTEMVAAVPQDVREKIIGGIPVGRLGDPAEIAEAVCWLASDKAGFNTGSVLTINGGQYIANG encoded by the coding sequence ATGACGGGAATTGCACTCGTAACTGGGGGAACACGTGGAATCGGCGCGGCAATCGCCCGGTCGCTCAAAGCAGCGGGATGGAATGTTGCCAGCATATATCATGGAAACGACGCCGCCGCCGAGCTGTTCCGGGATGGTACGGGCATTCCCGTCTATAAATGGGACGTCGCGGAGGAACAGGCCTGCCGCGAAGGCCTGGCCCGCGTGGAAAAGGAACTGGGCCCGGTTTCAGTGCTGGTGAACAATGCCGGCATCACGCGCGACACCATGTTCCATCGGATGAGCTTTGCGCAGTGGCGCGAGGTTCTTGGCACCAACCTCGACTCGATGTTCACAATGACGCGCGCCGTCATCGAAGGCATGCGCGAACGCCGCTTTGGCCGGATCATCAATATCTCCTCGATCAACGGCCAGAAGGGCCAGATTGGCCAGGTGAACTATTCGGCGGCCAAGGCGGGTGTGATCGGCTTCACCAAGGCGCTGGCGCAGGAAAATGCGTCGCGCGGCATCACGGTCAACGCCGTATGCCCCGGCTATATCGACACCGAGATGGTCGCTGCCGTGCCGCAGGATGTCCGCGAAAAGATCATCGGCGGCATTCCCGTCGGGCGCCTGGGCGATCCGGCTGAAATCGCCGAAGCCGTTTGTTGGCTGGCCTCGGACAAGGCCGGTTTCAATACCGGCTCGGTGCTCACGATCAATGGCGGGCAATATATCGCCAACGGCTGA